A section of the Acropora muricata isolate sample 2 chromosome 4, ASM3666990v1, whole genome shotgun sequence genome encodes:
- the LOC136914248 gene encoding fez family zinc finger protein 1-like — MPRAFLLRRDFEDSTKIRKGKLPFIHQDEKRPSSGDDYPEVGRRKRPAKARKDKSDDEFFYALQKKTKSSYPADDGTDGRVNDTGKILSSTDDFINNEKKMSEHHTQKNILPELHLAVDHGIFQENGALPAEGKYEKTSPGTAVGAPKPDFKHLTTQAVKKYPQLNKANDLSTTSARQRTDKTIHRCNQCGKIFKTKYTLSIHLKMPDHTQSRPFVCNVCGKGFRLSSTLCRHKIIHTEKKPHKCEECGKSFNRSSTLKTHLRTHSDKKAFICDICGKGFHQKGNLRNHIMIHTGEKPFRCDQCNRAFNKMSNLKFHLHTHSDNLPYHCRTCRKRFAKKSDLNEHVDEVH, encoded by the exons ATGCCGAGAGCATTTCTGCTAAGAAGAGATTTTGAGGACAGCACTAAAATCCGCAAGGGAAAGCTGCCTTTTATTCACCAAG ATGAAAAAAGACCCTCATCTGGCGATGATTATCCAGAGGTTGGACGAAGAAAGAGGCCTGCGAAAGCGAGGAAGGATAAAAGCGATGACGAATTTTTCTACGCGttgcaaaagaaaacgaaatcttCGTACCCAGCCGACGATGGAACTGACGGACGCGTTAATGATACTGGAAAGATTCTAAGCTCCACTGATGATTTCattaataatgaaaagaaaatgtcgGAACACCATACTCAAAAAAACATCCTCCCCGAATTGCACTTGGCTGTCGATCACGGAATTTTTCAGGAAAATGGCGCATTACCAGCAGAGGGAAAATACGAGAAAACTTCCCCGGGGACAGCCGTGGGCGCTCCGAAACCCGATTTTAAACACTTGACAACTCAAGCAGTCAAAAAATACCCTCAGCTAAATAAAGCAAATGACTTGAGTACTACGAGCGCAAGGCAACGAACAGATAAGACCATTCACAGATGTAACCAGTGtggcaaaattttcaaaacaaaatacacTCTGTCGATTCACTTGAAAATGCCTGATCACACTCAGAGTCGACCGTTTGTATGCAACGTTTGCGGAAAGGGGTTTCGCCTGTCCAGTACGCTGTGTCGCCACAAGATCATACATACCGAGAAAAAACCACACAAGTGTGAGGAATGTGGTAAGAGTTTTAATCGCTCCTCGACGTTGAAGACTCATCTTCGAACGCACAGCGACAAGAAAGCTTTCATTTGTGACATCTGCGGTAAGGGCTTTCACCAAAAGGGGAACTTGCGAAATCATATTATGATTCACACGGGAGAAAAACCTTTTAGATGCGACCAGTGCAACAGGGCCTTTAACAAGATGTcgaatttgaaatttcatttgcaCACTCACTCGGATAATCTTCCATACCACTGCAGGACTTGTAGAAAACGCTTTGCGAAGAAGAGCGATTTGAACGAACACGTAGACGAGGTGCACTAA